One region of Synechococcus elongatus PCC 11801 genomic DNA includes:
- a CDS encoding GAF domain-containing protein, with translation MTVPLNPADNPLVQFRQALAALHSTEAALALFLETAIDLTQSDAGSIFQLRWSLRGPELICTLSCNFSQPEIQLQGSPLPILRNSLAGYVATTGEVLNIPDVYQLPLGLPYHFQPRIDSATGYRTQSILVLPLKTPRQDVIGIVELINRKCDRKAKLTTGDYGAAVIPFSPADQQVVVQLLKTLESEFLGKV, from the coding sequence ATGACGGTTCCTCTCAACCCTGCTGATAATCCACTAGTCCAGTTTCGACAGGCTTTGGCAGCTCTCCACAGTACTGAGGCAGCTCTAGCACTCTTCTTAGAGACTGCGATTGACTTGACTCAGTCGGATGCTGGCAGCATCTTTCAACTGCGCTGGAGTCTCCGTGGACCGGAACTGATCTGCACCTTGTCCTGCAACTTCTCGCAACCCGAGATTCAGCTGCAAGGTAGCCCTCTCCCGATCCTGCGCAATAGCTTGGCAGGGTACGTAGCCACCACCGGTGAGGTGTTGAATATTCCCGATGTCTATCAGCTACCGTTGGGGTTGCCTTATCACTTTCAACCCCGCATCGACAGCGCGACCGGCTATCGCACCCAATCGATTTTGGTCTTACCGCTCAAGACACCGCGCCAAGATGTGATCGGAATTGTGGAGCTGATCAACCGCAAGTGCGATCGCAAAGCCAAACTGACGACAGGCGACTACGGTGCTGCAGTGATTCCCTTTTCTCCAGCCGATCAGCAAGTGGTCGTGCAGCTACTCAAGACGCTAGAGAGTGAGTTTCTCGGCAAGGTATGA
- a CDS encoding chlorophyll a/b-binding protein, which yields MRSGRTVDEFGRQNNFAIEPQVVVAEADASWGFHDRAEKLNGRLAMLGFVALILTEVVLGQGLLPFLVSGLS from the coding sequence ATGCGTAGCGGACGAACTGTTGACGAATTCGGTCGTCAAAACAATTTCGCCATCGAACCCCAAGTGGTTGTTGCTGAAGCTGATGCTTCCTGGGGCTTTCACGATCGCGCCGAAAAATTGAATGGCCGGCTAGCAATGCTCGGTTTTGTGGCTCTCATCTTGACGGAAGTGGTCTTGGGCCAAGGCCTACTGCCCTTCCTCGTTAGTGGTTTGAGCTAG
- the hisIE gene encoding bifunctional phosphoribosyl-AMP cyclohydrolase/phosphoribosyl-ATP diphosphatase HisIE, translating to MAPLSLSLPLDQLRFDERGLLPAIAQDYLDGTVLMLAWMNREALEKTLETGEVWYWSRSRQELWHKGATSGHFQKLQAIRYDCDSDALLLTIEQIGDIACHTGERSCFHRDAEVVTPPPADILTEVYRVVCDRRDRPSETSYTSKLFAGGDNKILKKIGEETAEVVMACKDDDADGLAGEAADLFFHTLVALAQHNVDLRSVYRKLQERRR from the coding sequence ATGGCTCCTCTGTCTCTGTCGCTGCCGCTTGATCAACTCCGCTTTGATGAGCGGGGTCTGCTGCCTGCGATCGCCCAAGATTATCTGGACGGCACCGTATTGATGCTGGCCTGGATGAACCGTGAGGCGTTGGAGAAAACGCTGGAAACTGGCGAGGTTTGGTATTGGAGCCGATCGCGCCAAGAACTGTGGCACAAGGGTGCAACGTCCGGCCACTTTCAGAAATTGCAGGCGATTCGCTATGACTGCGACAGCGATGCCCTGCTGCTGACCATTGAACAAATCGGTGACATCGCTTGCCATACCGGGGAGCGCAGTTGCTTCCATCGCGATGCAGAAGTGGTGACGCCGCCGCCTGCAGATATCCTCACGGAGGTCTATCGGGTCGTCTGCGATCGCCGCGATCGCCCCAGCGAGACCTCCTACACCAGCAAGCTGTTTGCCGGCGGTGACAATAAAATCCTCAAGAAAATTGGTGAGGAAACCGCCGAAGTGGTGATGGCTTGCAAGGACGATGACGCTGATGGCCTAGCCGGCGAAGCGGCTGATTTGTTCTTCCACACGCTAGTGGCACTCGCTCAGCACAACGTTGACTTGCGATCGGTCTACCGCAAGTTGCAGGAACGCCGCCGCTGA
- the mtnC gene encoding acireductone synthase: MPLPADVTTLLLDIEGTTTPVDFVFKMLFPYARDRVADFLATHGTNPEVQADLELLRQEYAQETAAGVPAWTGEDAIAAVPYIHWLIDSDRKSTGLKSLQGKIWQQGYASGEIKGQLFADVVPAFQRWQAAGLAIAIFSSGSVQAQKLLFGYSEAGDLRTYLSGYFDTRTGPKREATSYTAIAAQLGQAPQQILFVSDLPAELEAAAAAGFQTRLSVRPGNASVEIGDWLPIHNFDAL, from the coding sequence ATGCCACTTCCTGCTGACGTCACCACGCTACTGCTCGACATTGAAGGCACGACGACGCCCGTCGATTTTGTCTTCAAGATGCTGTTCCCCTACGCCCGCGATCGCGTCGCTGACTTCTTAGCCACTCACGGCACAAATCCCGAGGTGCAAGCTGACCTTGAGTTGCTGCGGCAGGAATACGCGCAGGAGACGGCAGCTGGGGTTCCGGCTTGGACAGGCGAAGATGCGATCGCTGCGGTGCCCTACATCCACTGGCTGATCGACAGCGATCGCAAATCAACAGGACTGAAATCCCTGCAAGGCAAGATTTGGCAGCAGGGCTATGCCAGTGGCGAAATCAAAGGTCAATTATTTGCCGATGTAGTGCCAGCTTTTCAGCGCTGGCAAGCTGCAGGACTGGCGATCGCGATCTTTTCCTCGGGAAGCGTCCAAGCCCAGAAATTGCTCTTTGGCTACAGCGAAGCGGGCGACCTCAGAACTTACCTGAGCGGCTACTTCGATACGCGGACAGGTCCGAAGCGAGAAGCCACAAGTTACACCGCGATCGCGGCACAACTCGGACAAGCGCCCCAGCAGATTCTGTTTGTCTCCGATCTTCCGGCGGAACTCGAGGCAGCGGCAGCGGCTGGATTCCAGACCCGCCTTTCGGTGCGACCAGGAAATGCCAGTGTCGAAATCGGTGACTGGTTACCGATTCACAACTTCGACGCGCTCTAG
- the mtnB gene encoding methylthioribulose 1-phosphate dehydratase has product MLHSSDPRQALSWVIQDLHQRGWAAGTGGNFSLVTNRDPLRLLMAPSGVDKGLVQPDDLIEVNAQGQVLAGHGKASAETLLHLAIIQQTGAASVLHTHSPIATLLSRRAEAATAIAFSGYEMLKGLEGITTHATEVRLPVFPNDQDMVALSQAVLPNLQAAPPWGVLIAGHGLYAWGNSLFAARRHVEILEFLLELHYRELAIASH; this is encoded by the coding sequence ATGCTCCACAGTTCTGACCCACGCCAAGCCCTGAGTTGGGTGATTCAAGACCTGCACCAACGGGGCTGGGCAGCAGGCACCGGCGGCAACTTTAGTTTGGTCACGAACCGCGATCCGCTACGACTGCTGATGGCCCCCAGTGGGGTCGATAAAGGACTGGTGCAGCCGGATGACCTGATTGAAGTGAACGCCCAAGGTCAGGTTTTAGCGGGTCATGGCAAGGCTTCCGCTGAAACGCTGCTGCATTTAGCAATCATTCAGCAGACCGGTGCAGCTTCTGTACTGCACACCCATTCGCCGATCGCGACCTTACTGTCCCGCCGTGCTGAAGCCGCTACGGCGATCGCTTTTTCTGGTTACGAAATGCTGAAAGGGCTGGAAGGAATCACCACCCACGCCACGGAAGTCCGCCTGCCCGTTTTCCCCAACGATCAAGATATGGTTGCTCTCAGCCAAGCCGTTTTGCCGAACCTACAAGCGGCACCTCCTTGGGGCGTTTTGATTGCAGGACATGGTCTCTATGCTTGGGGCAACAGTCTCTTTGCTGCGCGCCGCCACGTCGAGATCCTAGAATTCCTGCTGGAACTGCACTATCGCGAGCTGGCGATCGCTAGCCACTAA
- the mtnA gene encoding S-methyl-5-thioribose-1-phosphate isomerase encodes MSPFQSIQWTGQQLRLLDQRSLPQETIYRFYDDAEGVAIAIRDMVVRGAPAIGVAAAFGLVLASQQSSTADADALRHQIAIAAETLKAARPTAVNLAWAVDRMLAAIADPSLDAAAIQATLLSAAQQLYNEDVAVNRQIGLNAQALIPQQANVIHHCNTGALATVDYGTALGIIRIAHEQGKQIHAYLDETRPRLQGANLSAYELQAYGVPHTVIVDGASGFLMRQRQIDCCLVGCDRVTANGDVANKIGTYNLALAAKAHGVPFYVACPVSTIDRSLATGAEIEIEERDGREITEIRGQAIAPAGTKTWNPAFDITPAELVTAIITERGILYPPYGSALEQVLTSPSIGAETVDRA; translated from the coding sequence ATGAGCCCTTTTCAGAGCATCCAGTGGACGGGTCAGCAACTCCGTCTGCTCGATCAGCGATCGCTGCCCCAAGAAACGATCTACCGCTTCTATGACGATGCGGAAGGCGTAGCGATCGCCATTCGCGACATGGTGGTGCGTGGTGCACCAGCGATTGGGGTGGCTGCCGCTTTTGGTTTAGTTTTGGCGAGCCAGCAGTCATCGACTGCGGATGCAGACGCGCTGAGACACCAGATTGCGATCGCGGCGGAGACACTCAAAGCAGCACGACCCACTGCTGTCAATTTGGCTTGGGCCGTTGACCGGATGTTGGCTGCGATCGCGGATCCCAGTTTGGATGCGGCGGCGATTCAAGCAACGTTGCTGTCAGCAGCGCAGCAACTCTACAACGAAGATGTGGCGGTCAATCGCCAGATTGGCCTGAATGCGCAAGCGTTGATTCCGCAGCAAGCCAACGTCATTCACCACTGCAACACGGGTGCTCTGGCAACAGTAGATTACGGCACTGCGCTCGGCATCATCCGCATCGCCCACGAGCAGGGCAAGCAGATCCACGCCTATCTCGATGAAACACGGCCGCGTCTGCAAGGAGCCAACCTGTCGGCCTACGAACTGCAAGCCTACGGGGTGCCCCACACGGTGATCGTGGATGGAGCCTCGGGCTTTTTAATGCGGCAGCGGCAGATCGACTGCTGTTTAGTCGGTTGCGATCGCGTTACGGCTAACGGTGACGTCGCCAATAAAATCGGCACCTACAACTTAGCGCTTGCTGCCAAGGCTCATGGGGTGCCGTTCTATGTGGCCTGCCCAGTTAGCACGATCGATCGCAGTTTGGCAACAGGTGCTGAGATTGAGATCGAGGAGCGAGACGGGCGCGAAATTACCGAAATTCGCGGGCAGGCGATCGCTCCAGCGGGCACCAAAACTTGGAATCCAGCCTTTGACATCACGCCTGCTGAACTGGTGACAGCGATCATCACCGAGCGGGGGATTCTGTATCCGCCCTACGGCTCAGCACTTGAGCAAGTGTTAACAAGTCCTAGCATCGGCGCAGAGACAGTCGATCGCGCTTGA
- the mscL gene encoding large conductance mechanosensitive channel protein MscL, whose amino-acid sequence MASRRARVTGFIRDFQAFILKGNVVELAVAVIIGGAFNKIVSSFVGDLVMPLVNPLIPGGDWRAAVIGPGIKIGSFASSVIDFLIIAFVLYLVIRAIERFKRKEEAIAAAEPHEPDVQQQMLATLERIADGLERR is encoded by the coding sequence ATGGCTTCCCGACGAGCGCGTGTCACAGGATTTATCCGTGACTTTCAGGCTTTTATTCTCAAAGGCAATGTTGTTGAACTAGCAGTTGCCGTGATTATTGGCGGTGCTTTCAATAAGATCGTGAGCTCTTTTGTGGGCGATTTGGTGATGCCACTCGTCAATCCCCTGATTCCAGGAGGAGACTGGCGAGCTGCGGTCATTGGGCCCGGTATCAAGATTGGTAGCTTTGCCAGCTCTGTCATTGATTTTCTGATTATTGCCTTCGTGCTTTATCTGGTAATTCGTGCGATTGAGCGTTTCAAACGTAAGGAAGAGGCGATCGCTGCAGCGGAACCCCATGAGCCAGATGTTCAGCAGCAAATGCTAGCGACATTAGAACGAATTGCCGATGGATTAGAGCGGCGCTAA
- a CDS encoding TMEM165/GDT1 family protein has translation MSSLLAIDPVFLKGFTSGLIFISIAELGDKTFLIAALLAMRHRPRWIFLGTVLALALMTLISVAIGQVANRLLPEIWVRWAEIAFFAGFGIKLWLDASRMPVAGDSEEEAEAEAIVEGAEAKLGKRITILAVVLEAFSLVFVAEWGDRTQFTTMALAAAGSAWGVALGAILGHAIVAVIAVSVGRWVSRHISERLLTQISAVLFLIFAGVVLGGLLLR, from the coding sequence GTGTCTTCCTTGCTTGCGATCGATCCTGTTTTCCTCAAAGGCTTTACCAGCGGTCTGATCTTTATCAGCATTGCTGAACTTGGCGACAAGACCTTCTTGATTGCGGCTTTGTTAGCCATGCGCCATCGGCCTCGTTGGATCTTTCTGGGGACGGTGTTAGCACTGGCTTTGATGACGTTGATTTCAGTCGCGATCGGTCAAGTTGCCAATCGATTGCTGCCGGAAATTTGGGTGCGCTGGGCAGAGATTGCCTTCTTTGCAGGTTTCGGGATCAAACTTTGGCTGGATGCTTCACGGATGCCGGTCGCGGGAGACAGCGAAGAAGAGGCGGAAGCAGAAGCGATCGTAGAAGGAGCTGAGGCCAAGCTCGGAAAGCGGATCACCATTTTGGCGGTCGTTTTAGAAGCATTTAGCTTGGTGTTTGTGGCGGAATGGGGCGATCGCACCCAGTTCACAACGATGGCGTTGGCAGCAGCCGGCAGTGCTTGGGGGGTTGCACTTGGTGCCATTTTGGGTCACGCGATCGTGGCAGTCATTGCTGTCAGCGTTGGACGCTGGGTCAGTCGCCATATCTCAGAGCGCTTGCTGACCCAAATTAGCGCTGTTTTATTTCTAATCTTTGCGGGTGTTGTTTTAGGTGGCCTGTTATTGAGATAA
- a CDS encoding cation diffusion facilitator family transporter, which translates to MASEHHRQVQFVLLLTLGLNLLVVVIKAGVGFMTGSLSLLADALHSVTDSVNNILGLFTNRLAAPGPDRDHPYGHHKYEAIGALGIAAFLGITCFEIMRGAISRLITPGDPLKINSIDLWLLLIVLGINIYVAFYERSVGKRLGSQILIADAYHTMSDIWITLVVLAGLIGVRFFNLQWLDVVLALPVAVLVLRSSWIVLKSNLPWLVDEIAIAPEAIHQVVTSVPGVINCHDIASRGLLGRQIFVDMHLVVDATDVATAHQITEAVENRLAERYAPIRVTIHVEPPNYQSPQITYGSDTQNL; encoded by the coding sequence ATGGCTTCAGAACATCACCGCCAAGTTCAGTTTGTTCTTCTGCTGACTCTTGGGCTCAATCTGTTGGTCGTTGTCATTAAGGCTGGCGTTGGCTTCATGACAGGCTCTCTAAGCCTTTTAGCGGATGCCCTGCACAGCGTTACCGATAGTGTCAACAATATTCTGGGATTATTTACCAATCGTTTAGCAGCACCAGGACCCGATCGCGATCATCCCTACGGTCATCATAAATATGAGGCGATCGGAGCGCTAGGAATTGCAGCTTTTCTCGGGATTACTTGTTTTGAAATCATGCGTGGGGCAATCAGTCGGCTAATCACGCCCGGCGATCCACTCAAAATCAACTCGATTGATTTATGGCTATTGCTGATTGTTCTCGGCATCAATATCTATGTTGCCTTTTACGAACGATCGGTTGGTAAGCGACTTGGCAGCCAAATTCTCATTGCTGATGCCTATCACACCATGAGTGATATCTGGATCACGCTGGTGGTTTTGGCAGGCTTGATTGGGGTCCGTTTTTTCAATTTGCAGTGGCTGGACGTAGTGCTAGCGCTACCAGTCGCTGTCTTGGTGCTACGGAGTAGCTGGATTGTCCTCAAGAGTAATCTTCCATGGCTGGTTGATGAAATTGCGATCGCGCCAGAAGCAATTCACCAAGTTGTAACTAGTGTGCCGGGCGTGATCAATTGCCATGACATTGCTTCACGTGGCCTCCTTGGTCGCCAAATTTTTGTTGATATGCATTTAGTTGTGGATGCGACAGATGTAGCAACAGCTCATCAAATTACTGAAGCCGTAGAAAATCGCCTTGCAGAACGCTACGCGCCAATCCGCGTTACCATTCACGTTGAGCCGCCGAATTATCAATCTCCGCAGATCACCTATGGCTCCGATACCCAAAATCTCTGA
- a CDS encoding M16 family metallopeptidase — translation MVAALAAPRLNAPHWQQLENGLTIIAERLPVPAVTFDLWVKIGSVVEPNAINGVAHFLEHMVFKGSQRLKAGEFEQQVEARGAIANAATSQDYTHFYFTCAPHDFADLVSLQTDVVLHPLLAEAEFERERRVVLEEIRRAEDNPRRRAYYRMMEASFERLPYRRPVLGPYETIAQLELTDLQAFHRQWYGANQLVAVVVGDLPESEMIDAVRAAMADHAPVISQRSPLLPEPAFSQPQQITYHDADLHQARLYLTWRVPGLNQLSRTYALDAIASILASGRTSRLVAQLREQQGLVSNIVASNSTYRDQGLFAISARLPVAHLETVRTQIFAELQELQNEGVTTAELEKIRRQVVNRFIFGNERPSDRASLYGYYGTLLGSLEPAFDYVDEIHALSTEDLQLAVQTYLDPQACATIEILPGEHG, via the coding sequence ATGGTTGCTGCACTCGCTGCTCCCCGCTTGAATGCTCCCCACTGGCAGCAACTTGAAAATGGATTAACAATCATTGCAGAGCGCTTGCCTGTTCCTGCCGTCACCTTTGATCTCTGGGTCAAAATCGGTTCTGTGGTTGAACCGAATGCCATCAATGGGGTTGCTCACTTTCTGGAACATATGGTGTTCAAAGGAAGTCAGCGACTCAAGGCTGGTGAGTTTGAACAACAAGTTGAAGCGCGCGGTGCGATCGCCAATGCCGCCACGAGTCAGGACTATACGCACTTTTACTTCACTTGTGCGCCCCACGATTTTGCGGATCTTGTCTCCCTACAAACGGATGTGGTTCTCCATCCGCTGCTAGCAGAGGCCGAATTTGAGCGTGAGCGCCGGGTTGTTCTAGAAGAAATTCGTCGCGCTGAGGATAATCCTCGCCGCCGCGCTTATTACCGGATGATGGAGGCCAGCTTTGAACGGCTGCCCTACCGCCGCCCCGTACTAGGGCCCTACGAGACGATCGCCCAACTAGAACTCACGGATTTACAGGCGTTTCATCGTCAGTGGTATGGCGCCAATCAGCTAGTTGCTGTGGTGGTCGGTGACCTCCCAGAATCCGAGATGATCGATGCAGTACGGGCTGCCATGGCCGATCATGCACCCGTGATCAGCCAGCGATCGCCGCTGTTGCCGGAACCTGCTTTCAGCCAACCGCAACAGATCACTTATCACGATGCTGATCTGCACCAAGCAAGACTGTATTTAACTTGGCGCGTACCAGGACTGAACCAATTGTCGCGGACCTATGCGCTGGATGCGATCGCCTCCATTCTGGCGAGTGGTCGCACGTCGCGTCTCGTTGCTCAACTACGTGAACAGCAGGGCTTAGTCAGTAATATCGTTGCCAGTAACTCGACTTACCGCGATCAAGGCTTATTCGCTATCTCCGCTCGCCTGCCAGTGGCCCATTTAGAAACCGTCAGAACCCAGATCTTCGCTGAACTGCAAGAGCTCCAAAACGAAGGAGTCACGACGGCAGAGTTAGAAAAAATTCGACGTCAGGTCGTCAATCGTTTCATCTTTGGCAATGAGCGCCCCAGCGATCGCGCCAGTTTGTATGGCTATTACGGCACGCTTTTAGGCAGTCTAGAGCCAGCCTTTGATTATGTGGATGAAATCCATGCTCTCAGTACTGAAGATCTTCAGCTAGCCGTGCAGACCTATCTCGATCCTCAAGCCTGCGCCACAATCGAGATTTTGCCGGGCGAGCATGGCTGA
- a CDS encoding fructosamine kinase family protein, with product MAEAQSLWIAIAAAIEAQSDRPSPIQQVQPVGGGCINRSYRLLLEDGSAWFVKLNQLDCLTAFEAEAEALTAIAARQTIRVPTPIAWGEADRTAYLVLEWLDLDRGLSDWQQLGADLARLHHQTYSAQGFGWHRDNVIGQTPQINQWQRNWGEFWQTQRIQFQLDLAAQKGYRWPNTKVLCDRIPEILADHQPQPVLVHGDLWSGNAGFLADGTPVIFDPATYYGDREVDLAMTELFGGFPSAFYDGYRQAWPIDAGYRRRRDLYNLYHVLNHVNLFGGGYAQQAQRLIDRLLLIR from the coding sequence ATGGCTGAAGCTCAGTCTCTTTGGATCGCGATCGCAGCAGCAATTGAAGCTCAGAGCGATCGCCCCAGCCCAATTCAGCAAGTGCAACCGGTGGGGGGAGGCTGCATCAACCGCAGCTATCGACTGTTGCTGGAAGATGGCAGTGCTTGGTTTGTCAAACTCAATCAGCTTGATTGTCTGACTGCTTTTGAGGCGGAAGCAGAAGCGTTAACGGCGATCGCAGCCCGTCAAACGATCCGAGTGCCTACCCCGATCGCTTGGGGAGAAGCCGATCGCACGGCGTACCTCGTTCTGGAATGGTTAGATCTCGATCGTGGGCTGAGTGACTGGCAGCAATTAGGGGCTGACCTTGCTCGGCTCCATCATCAGACGTACTCCGCTCAGGGTTTTGGCTGGCACCGCGACAATGTGATTGGCCAAACCCCACAGATTAATCAGTGGCAGCGAAATTGGGGAGAGTTCTGGCAAACGCAGCGCATTCAATTTCAACTGGACCTAGCGGCTCAAAAGGGATATCGCTGGCCGAACACGAAGGTGCTCTGCGATCGCATTCCTGAAATTCTGGCCGATCATCAGCCTCAACCTGTGCTGGTGCATGGCGATCTCTGGTCGGGCAACGCTGGCTTCTTGGCAGATGGCACACCGGTCATTTTTGACCCAGCGACCTACTATGGCGATCGCGAAGTTGACCTCGCGATGACGGAACTATTCGGTGGCTTTCCTTCTGCTTTCTATGACGGCTACCGCCAAGCCTGGCCGATCGACGCAGGCTATCGCCGTCGCCGTGATCTCTACAACCTCTATCACGTGCTCAACCACGTCAATCTGTTTGGCGGGGGGTACGCCCAACAAGCCCAACGATTGATCGATCGCTTGTTATTGATCCGCTGA
- the crtB gene encoding 15-cis-phytoene synthase CrtB, which produces MLQMIPARPSRALASLSEAYEECRQITARYAKTFYLGTLLMPEAKRQAIWAIYVWCRRTDELVDGPQAAQTTMATLDAWERRLENVFAGRPEDNLDVALVDTLDRYPLEIQPFRDMIEGQRMDLLQNRYSTFDDLYTYCYRVAGTVGLMSQPVMGVETGVSRAPWDPTTPPDPTEEALALGIANQLTNILRDVGEDARRGRIYLPQEELASFNYTEQDLFNGVIDDRWRAFMQFQLDRARDYFEQAERGIRQLSHDARWPVWASLMLYREILDVIEQNNYDVFRQRAYVPTWRKLCSLPVAMLRATVL; this is translated from the coding sequence ATGCTGCAGATGATTCCGGCACGGCCTTCACGGGCGCTCGCCTCTCTGTCGGAGGCCTACGAGGAGTGCCGTCAAATTACCGCTCGCTACGCCAAGACCTTCTACCTCGGCACTCTATTGATGCCGGAGGCCAAGCGTCAGGCCATTTGGGCTATCTATGTTTGGTGTCGCCGCACTGATGAACTCGTCGATGGCCCCCAAGCTGCGCAAACCACGATGGCGACGCTGGATGCTTGGGAGCGCCGTCTCGAGAATGTCTTTGCGGGCAGACCCGAAGACAACTTAGATGTGGCGTTGGTCGACACCCTCGATCGCTACCCCCTAGAGATTCAGCCCTTTCGCGACATGATCGAAGGGCAGCGGATGGATCTGCTCCAAAACCGCTATTCCACCTTCGACGATCTCTACACTTACTGTTACCGCGTCGCCGGCACGGTAGGGCTGATGTCACAACCCGTGATGGGTGTGGAGACAGGTGTCAGTCGTGCCCCATGGGATCCGACAACACCTCCAGATCCCACTGAAGAAGCACTGGCGCTGGGGATTGCCAATCAGCTCACCAACATCCTGCGCGATGTCGGTGAAGATGCCCGTCGCGGCCGTATCTATCTGCCGCAGGAGGAGCTAGCTAGCTTCAATTACACGGAGCAAGATCTGTTCAATGGCGTGATTGACGATCGCTGGCGAGCCTTTATGCAGTTCCAACTCGATCGCGCTCGTGATTACTTTGAGCAAGCCGAACGGGGTATTCGTCAGCTCAGCCACGATGCTCGCTGGCCGGTGTGGGCGTCGCTGATGCTCTATCGCGAAATTCTCGATGTGATCGAGCAAAACAACTACGACGTTTTCCGGCAGCGAGCTTACGTGCCAACTTGGCGGAAACTTTGTAGCCTGCCAGTAGCAATGCTGCGCGCGACAGTGCTCTAG
- the pds gene encoding 15-cis-phytoene desaturase, whose amino-acid sequence MRVAIAGAGLAGLSCAKYLADAGHTPIVYERRDVLGGKVAAWKDEDGDWYETGLHIFFGAYPNMLQLFKELDIEDRLQWKSHSMIFNQPTKPGTYSRFDFPDIPAPINGVAAILGNNDMLTWEEKIKFGLGLLPAMIRGQSYVEEMDQYSWTEWLRKQNIPERVNDEVFIAMAKALNFIDPDEISATVVLTALNRFLQEKKGSMMAFLDGAPPERLCQPIVEHVQARGGDVLLNAPLKEFVLNEDGSVQAFRIAGIKGQEEQLIEADAYVSALPVDPLKLLLPDAWKTMPYFQQLDGLQGVPVINIHLWFDRKLTDIDHLLFSRSPLLSVYADMSVTCREYEDPDRSMLELVFAPAKDWIGRSDEDILAATMAEIEKLFPQHFSGEDPARLRKYKIVKTPLSVYKATPGRQQHRPDQTSPIANFFLTGDYTMQRYLASMEGAVLSGKLTAQAIIARQDELQHRSSGRPLAASQA is encoded by the coding sequence ATGCGCGTAGCGATCGCCGGTGCCGGACTTGCCGGACTCTCCTGTGCCAAATATTTGGCCGATGCCGGTCATACGCCCATCGTTTATGAACGTCGGGATGTGCTCGGCGGTAAGGTTGCGGCTTGGAAAGATGAAGATGGCGACTGGTATGAAACCGGCCTGCATATCTTTTTTGGGGCTTACCCCAACATGCTGCAGCTCTTCAAAGAGCTGGACATCGAAGATCGCCTGCAGTGGAAATCCCACTCGATGATCTTTAATCAGCCGACCAAGCCAGGCACCTATTCGCGTTTCGACTTCCCTGATATCCCCGCCCCGATCAACGGCGTGGCGGCCATCCTTGGCAACAACGACATGTTGACCTGGGAAGAAAAAATCAAATTCGGTTTGGGCTTGTTGCCAGCGATGATTCGCGGCCAGTCCTATGTCGAAGAGATGGATCAGTACTCCTGGACAGAGTGGCTGCGCAAACAGAACATTCCTGAGCGGGTCAACGATGAAGTCTTCATCGCCATGGCCAAGGCACTCAACTTTATTGACCCCGATGAAATTTCAGCCACGGTCGTTCTGACGGCGCTGAACCGCTTCCTCCAAGAGAAGAAAGGCTCGATGATGGCCTTTTTGGATGGTGCTCCGCCTGAGCGTCTTTGTCAGCCAATTGTGGAGCATGTGCAAGCTCGCGGCGGCGACGTGTTGCTCAATGCACCACTCAAAGAGTTTGTGCTCAACGAGGATGGCAGCGTTCAAGCTTTCCGGATCGCAGGCATCAAAGGCCAAGAAGAACAATTGATTGAGGCGGATGCCTACGTTTCGGCGCTGCCGGTCGATCCGCTCAAGCTACTGTTGCCGGACGCATGGAAAACCATGCCCTACTTCCAGCAGCTCGATGGCCTGCAAGGCGTGCCGGTGATCAACATTCACCTTTGGTTCGATCGCAAGCTGACGGATATCGACCACCTCCTGTTCTCGCGATCGCCGCTGCTCAGTGTCTATGCCGACATGAGTGTTACTTGCCGCGAGTACGAAGATCCCGATCGCTCGATGTTGGAGCTGGTGTTTGCACCCGCCAAGGACTGGATCGGTCGCTCCGACGAAGACATCTTGGCTGCAACCATGGCCGAGATCGAGAAGCTCTTCCCGCAGCACTTCAGTGGTGAGGATCCCGCCCGTCTGCGCAAATACAAGATTGTCAAAACGCCGCTGTCGGTCTACAAAGCGACGCCAGGACGTCAGCAACATCGGCCCGATCAAACTAGTCCGATCGCCAATTTCTTCCTGACTGGCGACTACACCATGCAGCGCTACCTCGCCAGTATGGAAGGGGCTGTTCTATCTGGTAAGCTGACAGCGCAAGCCATCATTGCTCGCCAAGATGAGCTCCAACATCGCAGCAGCGGACGACCGCTGGCCGCGAGTCAGGCGTAA